Proteins encoded by one window of Dendropsophus ebraccatus isolate aDenEbr1 chromosome 4, aDenEbr1.pat, whole genome shotgun sequence:
- the LOC138789721 gene encoding cadherin-8 isoform X2 has translation MSSTSTLTIRVCGCSSDGVVQSCNAEAYVLPIGLSMGALIAILACIVLLLVIVVLFVTLRRHKNEPLIIKDDEDVRENIIRYDDEGGGEEDTEAFDIATLQNPDGINGYLPRKDIKPDFQFMPRQGHTSTPNGVDVDEFINVRLHEADNDPTAPPYDSIQIYGYEGRGSVAGSLSSLESSTSDSDQNFDYLSDWGPRFKRLGELYSVGESDRET, from the exons ATGAGCAGTACCAGCACTCTTACTATACGCGTCTGTGGTTGTAGTAGTGATGGAGTGGTACAATCATGTAATGCTGAAGCCTATGTTTTGCCAATTGGGCTTAGTATGGGAGCTCTGATAGCAATTCTGGCATGTATTGTGCTGCTTCTAG TCATTGTTGTGCTGTTTGTCACACTTCGAAGGCACAAAAATGAGCCATTGATAATTAAGGATGATGAAGATGTTCGTGAAAATATAATTCGCTATGATGATGAAGGAGGCGGAGAAGAAGATACAGAGGCTTTTGATATTGCAACATTACAAAACCCTGATGGAATAAATGGATATTTACCTCGCAAAGATATCAAGCCTGATTTTCAGTTCATGCCTCGGCAAGGTCATACTTCTACTCCCAACGGTGTTGACGTGGATGAATTTATTAATGTAAGGCTCCATGAAGCTGACAATGACCCCACTGCTCCACCTTATGATTCAATTCAAATTTATGGTTATGAAGGGCGAGGATCAGTGGCTGGTTCTCTAAGCTCATTGGAGTCATCAACATCAGACTCAGATCAAAATTTTGACTACCTCAGTGATTGGGGTCCCCGTTTTAAAAGACTTGGAGAACTTTACTCAGTTGGAGAAAGCGACAGAGAAACTTGA